Proteins encoded within one genomic window of Onychostoma macrolepis isolate SWU-2019 chromosome 11, ASM1243209v1, whole genome shotgun sequence:
- the trib3 gene encoding tribbles homolog 3: MSMNLSTPTPPLRLKRVDFEDSHNTDTFKCKRRRLSQPPSPGLAPCLHPLSQSLEQPGSEKHHVSRIGPYILLEATEGAQTFRAVHQVTEQEYTCKVFSIKKYHEFIAPYTRLLPHSNICKISEVVLGEANVYIFFERNYGDMHSYVRTCKRLQEDEAVRLFGQMAAAVAHCHENGVILRDLKLRKFVFTDPQRTKLVLQNLEDSCLLNGNDDSLTDKHGCPAYVGPEILNSRHSYSGKAADVWSLGVVLYTMLVGRYPFQDVEPTALFSKIRRGAFTIPETLSPRAKSLVCCMLRKSPSERLEAGDILIHPWFHCNNNVSLNQHSSTRHSTDQVVPDFEPNENEDC; the protein is encoded by the exons ATGAGTATGAACCTGTCAACTCCTACACCTCCACTGCGACTGAAGCGAGTAGACTTTGAGGACTCTCACAACACCGATACATTCAAATGCAAGCGCCGCAGACTTAGCCAGCCTCCATCCCCTGGTCTCGCGCCCTGTCTTCACCCCCTGTCCCAGAGCCTTGAGCAGCCGGGGTCAGAGAAGCACCATGTCTCGCGTATTGGGCCCTACATCCTGCTGGAGGCCACAGAAGGAGCTCAGACGTTCAGAGCGGTTCATCAGGTCACGGAACAGGAGTACACATGCAAG GTGTTTTCCATTAAGAAGTATCACGAGTTCATTGCACCCTACACGCGTCTGCTTCCACACAGCAACATCTGCAAGATCTCAGAGGTGGTGCTCGGGGAGGCCAACGTGTACATATTCTTCGAGCGTAACTATGGAGATATGCACTCATACGTGCGCACCTGCAAGAGGCTGCAGGAGGATGAGGCAGTGCGCCTGTTTGGCCAGATGGCAGCTGCGGTCGCACACTGTCATGAGAACGGTGTCATTTTAAGAGACCTTAAACTGCGCAAGTTCGTGTTCACAGATCCACAGAG AACAAAGCTAGTCTTGCAAAACCTGGAGGACTCCTGTCTTCTTAACGGGAATGACGATTCGCTGACGGACAAACATGGCTGCCCAGCCTACGTTGGCCCGGAGATCTTAAACTCACGGCACTCGTACTCAGGGAAGGCTGCCGACGTATGGAGCCTTGGCGTTGTTCTCTACACCATGCTAGTAGGACGTTATCCATTTCAGGACGTGGAACCCACAGCACTGTTCAGCAAAATTCGCAGGGGTGCGTTCACCATCCCAGAGACTCTTTCACCCAGGGCTAAGTCACTGGTGTGTTGCATGCTGAGGAAGTCTCCCTCGGAGAGGCTCGAGGCTGGAGATATACTCATCCACCCGTGGTTCCACTGTAACAACAACGTATCCCTCAACCAGCACTCCAGCACCAGACACTCGACAGATCAGGTGGTGCCTGATTTTGAACCAAATGAGAATGAAGATTGTTAA
- the zc3h11a gene encoding zinc finger CCCH domain-containing protein 11A isoform X2, translating into MTMQGDDCYFYYYSTCTKGDSCPFRHCEAAMGSETVCTLWQEQKCFRNVCKFRHMEIKKNRKEIACYWENQSAGCQKPHCAFHHEKPRIIDGNYFAPDKGQVVRKEKEETPLEDQVNQVPVPTANPTNPQLRGVIRTETQENVPSPTHPPVVINPVDDDDEDDQFSEEGDESLGGSPRKMITSKNDSLNFGVQTLEEIRLRKALMANLKKSGQSSMQGSAQNKGTAIEKENIRSLSRLEVNNASIDSSVNEIGKIKIADRLGKRILARDAPVEEDLPLKRRLAERLGGIVESTTDVLPQKAQKPVRERLGLTATPSSTDNEPKSSGDIRIKTLEEIRQEKAARNTCKVVSVVKEVPAKELSPSKKSVKPAGAPQVKTFSEILHEKKKMQEKKAQEVSSTARSPERNEGPSTAGAVVKAPVAAAGKVRVKTLEEIRKEKAARMQAQLQDTTDDKTPTSTEAESSGPPKRRILRINKSSPACAVGQTKPDAPDKKPEPAVEANGKGKPTSETVKVKTFEEIMREKRLRKLQEEQVTSTNQKDAALSAPVASPPASEPSAQPQTTVRQRIALKHKSSPLPAAPEAPQKSSPERSGDRTPSTNTPTQSNTPKPSTSPVMPVQLAEGTIQTETKVKPKVNVKPSVMKPAAQPTQKRKAAKVHSAVAEVKPLNTACQTPSSLVIRNKRLRVESPTPPDVQSNTQQVPSNTVDIQMVPMNCIEPASTTSPEIVAVPQSPVVKTPSMRARRSSTTTGRTPVVTSSSVDEFEDLLDEFTDDRLEDDLELDSGKGEDDLLLELSEMIDS; encoded by the exons ATGACCATGCAAGGAGATGACTGCTACTTCTACTACTATTCCACCTGTACTAag GGTGACAGCTGCCCTTTTCGACACTGTGAGGCTGCCATGGGAAGCGAGACGGTCTGCACCCTGTGGCAAGAGCAAAAGTGCTTCCGTAACGTCTGCAAGTTTCGCCATATGGAAATAAAG AAAAACCGCAAGGAAATCGCATGCTATTGGGAGAACCAGTCGGCTGGCTGCCAGAAACCTCACTGTGCTTTCCATCATGAGAAGCCGCGAATCATCGATGGGAATTATTTTGCCCCAGACAAAG GACAAGTAGTGCGAAAAGAGAAGGAAGAGACCCCACTCGAGGACCAAGTCAACCAAGTCCCTGTGCCCACTGCAAACCCTACTAACCCGCAGTTAAGAGGGGTCATTAGAACTGAGACCCAAGAGAATGTGCCCAGCCCTACCCATCCACCAGTGGTCATCAACCCTGTCGATGATGACGATGAGGATG ATCAATTCTCAGAGGAAGGAGATGAATCTCTTGGAGGATCACCCCGAAAAATGATCACAAGCAAAA ATGATTCGCTGAACTTTGGTGTCCAGACACTGGAGGAGATCAGATTGAGGAAAGCACTCATGGCAAATTTGAAGAAATCTG GGCAGTCCAGCATGCAAGGCTCAGCCCAAAACAAAGGAACTGCTATTGAAAAGGAAAACATTCGATCTCTCTCACGTCTGGAAGTTAACAATGCCAGCATTG ATTCATCTGTTAATGaaattggaaaaataaaaattgcagaCAGACTTGGGAAAAGAATTTTGGCCAGAG ATGCTCCTGTGGAGGAAGACCTACCTTTAAAACGACGCCTTGCTGAACGTCTCGGTGGAATTGTTGAATCCACCACAGACGTGCTACCACAGAAAG CTCAGAAACCAGTGCGTGAAAGACTTGGGTTGACTGCCACCCCGTCTAGCACTGACAACGAGCCGAAATCATCTGGAGATATCCGTATAAAAACCCTCGAGGAGATTCGGCAAGAGAAGGCAGCCAGAAACACATGTAAAGTTGTGAGTGTTGTAAAAGAAGTGCCGGCGAAGGAGCTGAGCCCATCCAAGAAAAGTGTCAAACCTGCTGGCGCACCTCAAGTTAAGACCTTCTCTGAAATCCTTcacgaaaagaaaaaaatgcaggAAAAGAAAGCCCAGGAGGTGAGCTCAACAGCCAGAAGCCCGGAGAGGAATGAAGGACCTTCCACTGCCGGAGCTGTGGTCAAGGCTCCTGTGGCAGCTGCTGGGAAGGTACGAGTGAAAACACTGGAGGAGATACGCAAGGAAAAAGCAGCCCGAATGCAGGCACAGCTTCAAGACACCACAGACGATAAGACCCCAACCTCAACTGAAGCAGAGTCAAGTGGACCTCCAAAGAGGCGCATTCTACGCATTAATAAAAGTTCAC CTGCATGCGCTGTGGGTCAGACAAAACCAGATGCACCTGACAAGAAACCAGAACCTGCAGTAGAG GCAAATGGAAAAGGTAAACCCACCAGTGAGACCGTTAAAGTGAAAACATTTGAGGAGATCATGCGAGAGAAGAGACTCCGCAAGCTGCAGGAGGAGCAGGTCACCTCCACCAACCAGAAAGACGCAGCACTGTCTGCACCTGTTGCCTCACCGCCAGCCTCTGAACCCTCTGCCCAACCACAAACCACCGTGAGACAGAGGATTGCCCTCAAACACAAGAGCTCTCCGCTCCCTGCTGCCCCAGAAGCGCCCCAGAAAAGCTCCCCCGAGCGCTCTGGAGACAGGACTCCATCGACGAACACACCGACTCAATCAAACACGCCAAAGCCCTCGACCTCTCCTGTGATGCCTGTCCAGCTAGCTGAGGGAACTATTCAAACAGAGACCAAGG TGAAGCCCAAGGTGAATGTGAAGCCATCAGTAATGAAGCCGGCAGCCCAGCCTACCCAAAAGAGGAAAGCTGCAAAAGTTCACTCTGCTGTTGCTGAAGTGAAACCTCTTAACACTGCCTGTCAAACACCTTCCTCGCTGGTTATTCGCAACAAGCGCCTTAGG gTGGAGTCACCAACCCCTCCAGATGTTCAGTCCAACACTCAGCAGGTGCCTTCCAACACCGTGGATATTCAGATGGTGCCTATGAACTGCATTGAGCCCGCCAGTACTACATCACCAGAAATTGTTGCAGTCCCCCAAAG CCCTGTGGTCAAAACACCCAGCATGCGCGCTCGGCGGTCCAGCACCACTACTGGTCGTACTCCTGTTGTTACCAGTTCATCAGTGGATGAATTTGAAGACCTGTTAGATGAATTTACTGATGATCGGCTTGAGGATGACTTGGAATTGGATTCGGGCAAGGGAGAGGACGACCTCCTTTTAGAACTCTCAGAAATGATTGACAGTTAG
- the zc3h11a gene encoding zinc finger CCCH domain-containing protein 11A isoform X1 → MTMQGDDCYFYYYSTCTKGDSCPFRHCEAAMGSETVCTLWQEQKCFRNVCKFRHMEIKKNRKEIACYWENQSAGCQKPHCAFHHEKPRIIDGNYFAPDKGQVVRKEKEETPLEDQVNQVPVPTANPTNPQLRGVIRTETQENVPSPTHPPVVINPVDDDDEDDQFSEEGDESLGGSPRKMITSKNDSLNFGVQTLEEIRLRKALMANLKKSGQSSMQGSAQNKGTAIEKENIRSLSRLEVNNASIDSSVNEIGKIKIADRLGKRILARDAPVEEDLPLKRRLAERLGGIVESTTDVLPQKAQKPVRERLGLTATPSSTDNEPKSSGDIRIKTLEEIRQEKAARNTCKVVSVVKEVPAKELSPSKKSVKPAGAPQVKTFSEILHEKKKMQEKKAQEVSSTARSPERNEGPSTAGAVVKAPVAAAGKVRVKTLEEIRKEKAARMQAQLQDTTDDKTPTSTEAESSGPPKRRILRINKSSPAACAVGQTKPDAPDKKPEPAVEANGKGKPTSETVKVKTFEEIMREKRLRKLQEEQVTSTNQKDAALSAPVASPPASEPSAQPQTTVRQRIALKHKSSPLPAAPEAPQKSSPERSGDRTPSTNTPTQSNTPKPSTSPVMPVQLAEGTIQTETKVKPKVNVKPSVMKPAAQPTQKRKAAKVHSAVAEVKPLNTACQTPSSLVIRNKRLRVESPTPPDVQSNTQQVPSNTVDIQMVPMNCIEPASTTSPEIVAVPQSPVVKTPSMRARRSSTTTGRTPVVTSSSVDEFEDLLDEFTDDRLEDDLELDSGKGEDDLLLELSEMIDS, encoded by the exons ATGACCATGCAAGGAGATGACTGCTACTTCTACTACTATTCCACCTGTACTAag GGTGACAGCTGCCCTTTTCGACACTGTGAGGCTGCCATGGGAAGCGAGACGGTCTGCACCCTGTGGCAAGAGCAAAAGTGCTTCCGTAACGTCTGCAAGTTTCGCCATATGGAAATAAAG AAAAACCGCAAGGAAATCGCATGCTATTGGGAGAACCAGTCGGCTGGCTGCCAGAAACCTCACTGTGCTTTCCATCATGAGAAGCCGCGAATCATCGATGGGAATTATTTTGCCCCAGACAAAG GACAAGTAGTGCGAAAAGAGAAGGAAGAGACCCCACTCGAGGACCAAGTCAACCAAGTCCCTGTGCCCACTGCAAACCCTACTAACCCGCAGTTAAGAGGGGTCATTAGAACTGAGACCCAAGAGAATGTGCCCAGCCCTACCCATCCACCAGTGGTCATCAACCCTGTCGATGATGACGATGAGGATG ATCAATTCTCAGAGGAAGGAGATGAATCTCTTGGAGGATCACCCCGAAAAATGATCACAAGCAAAA ATGATTCGCTGAACTTTGGTGTCCAGACACTGGAGGAGATCAGATTGAGGAAAGCACTCATGGCAAATTTGAAGAAATCTG GGCAGTCCAGCATGCAAGGCTCAGCCCAAAACAAAGGAACTGCTATTGAAAAGGAAAACATTCGATCTCTCTCACGTCTGGAAGTTAACAATGCCAGCATTG ATTCATCTGTTAATGaaattggaaaaataaaaattgcagaCAGACTTGGGAAAAGAATTTTGGCCAGAG ATGCTCCTGTGGAGGAAGACCTACCTTTAAAACGACGCCTTGCTGAACGTCTCGGTGGAATTGTTGAATCCACCACAGACGTGCTACCACAGAAAG CTCAGAAACCAGTGCGTGAAAGACTTGGGTTGACTGCCACCCCGTCTAGCACTGACAACGAGCCGAAATCATCTGGAGATATCCGTATAAAAACCCTCGAGGAGATTCGGCAAGAGAAGGCAGCCAGAAACACATGTAAAGTTGTGAGTGTTGTAAAAGAAGTGCCGGCGAAGGAGCTGAGCCCATCCAAGAAAAGTGTCAAACCTGCTGGCGCACCTCAAGTTAAGACCTTCTCTGAAATCCTTcacgaaaagaaaaaaatgcaggAAAAGAAAGCCCAGGAGGTGAGCTCAACAGCCAGAAGCCCGGAGAGGAATGAAGGACCTTCCACTGCCGGAGCTGTGGTCAAGGCTCCTGTGGCAGCTGCTGGGAAGGTACGAGTGAAAACACTGGAGGAGATACGCAAGGAAAAAGCAGCCCGAATGCAGGCACAGCTTCAAGACACCACAGACGATAAGACCCCAACCTCAACTGAAGCAGAGTCAAGTGGACCTCCAAAGAGGCGCATTCTACGCATTAATAAAAGTTCAC CAGCTGCATGCGCTGTGGGTCAGACAAAACCAGATGCACCTGACAAGAAACCAGAACCTGCAGTAGAG GCAAATGGAAAAGGTAAACCCACCAGTGAGACCGTTAAAGTGAAAACATTTGAGGAGATCATGCGAGAGAAGAGACTCCGCAAGCTGCAGGAGGAGCAGGTCACCTCCACCAACCAGAAAGACGCAGCACTGTCTGCACCTGTTGCCTCACCGCCAGCCTCTGAACCCTCTGCCCAACCACAAACCACCGTGAGACAGAGGATTGCCCTCAAACACAAGAGCTCTCCGCTCCCTGCTGCCCCAGAAGCGCCCCAGAAAAGCTCCCCCGAGCGCTCTGGAGACAGGACTCCATCGACGAACACACCGACTCAATCAAACACGCCAAAGCCCTCGACCTCTCCTGTGATGCCTGTCCAGCTAGCTGAGGGAACTATTCAAACAGAGACCAAGG TGAAGCCCAAGGTGAATGTGAAGCCATCAGTAATGAAGCCGGCAGCCCAGCCTACCCAAAAGAGGAAAGCTGCAAAAGTTCACTCTGCTGTTGCTGAAGTGAAACCTCTTAACACTGCCTGTCAAACACCTTCCTCGCTGGTTATTCGCAACAAGCGCCTTAGG gTGGAGTCACCAACCCCTCCAGATGTTCAGTCCAACACTCAGCAGGTGCCTTCCAACACCGTGGATATTCAGATGGTGCCTATGAACTGCATTGAGCCCGCCAGTACTACATCACCAGAAATTGTTGCAGTCCCCCAAAG CCCTGTGGTCAAAACACCCAGCATGCGCGCTCGGCGGTCCAGCACCACTACTGGTCGTACTCCTGTTGTTACCAGTTCATCAGTGGATGAATTTGAAGACCTGTTAGATGAATTTACTGATGATCGGCTTGAGGATGACTTGGAATTGGATTCGGGCAAGGGAGAGGACGACCTCCTTTTAGAACTCTCAGAAATGATTGACAGTTAG
- the maf1a gene encoding repressor of RNA polymerase III transcription MAF1 homolog — MKLLENSSFEAINSLLTIETGDCKIIGRIESYSCKMAGDDKQMFKQFCQEGQPHVLEALSPPQSSGISPNKLSQSLDDGEGPLSDKCSRKTLFYLIATLNESFRPDYDFSRTKGHDFSKEPSVNWVFNAVNSSLSAAAGEAYSHLQPQLWEALDKEISLAECDIYSYNSDLDSDPYGEEGNLWSFNYFFYNKRLKRIVFFTCRSVSLFMAPRDSGIGTELDLELDEGSYEEEEEGNMDEERYGALCA, encoded by the exons ATGAAGCTCCTGGAAAACTCAAGTTTTGAGGCCATAAACAGTCTGCTCACTATTGAAACGGGAGACTGTAAGATAATTGGACG TATTGAGAGCTACTCCTGTAAGATGGCAGGTGACGACAAGCAGATGTTTAAGCAGTTTTGTCAGGAGGGGCAGCCACATGTGCTGGAGGCTCTGTCTCCTCCGCAGAGCTCAGGAATCAGCCCCAACAA ACTGAGTCAGAGTTTGGATGATGGGGAGGGTCCTCTCTCAGACAAGTGCAGCAGAAAGACGCTCTTTTACCTGATTGCCACTCTCAATGAATCCTTCCGGCCGGACTACGACTTCAGTCGCACCAAAGGCCACGATTTCAGCAAGGAGCCCAGTGTTAATTGG GTGTTTAATGCAGTGAACAGCAGTTTGTCTGCTGCTGCGGGTGAGGCGTACAGTCACCTACAGCCTCAGTTATGGGAGGCTCTAGACAAGGAGATCAGCCTTGCTGAATGTGACATATACAG CTACAATTCAGATCTGGATTCCGACCCTTATGGGGAAGAAGGCAACCTGTGGTCCTTCAACTACTTCTTTTATAACAAAAGACTGAAGAGGATTGTGTTCTTCACATGCCGTTCTGTCAG TCTTTTCATGGCTCCACGAGACTCTGGCATCGGCACTGAACTGGATCTGGAGTTAGATGAGGGCAGCtatgaggaagaggaagagggcAACATGGACGAAGAGAG GTATGGTGCACTGTGTGCCTGA